The following are encoded in a window of Mannheimia varigena genomic DNA:
- a CDS encoding LysE/ArgO family amino acid transporter, which translates to MSTFIQGFIVCFGLIVSIGAQNAFLLKQGILKQHVFWIALVCFLGDVFLMTIGVLGLGTLISELPILSLIISLLGAIFLFTYGSRSFISIFKSGDYLVAGGENAKSLKKALMVTFAITFLNPHVYIDTIVIVGSIGGKLDFDGKMLFLAGALVCSFLWFFGVGYGAGLLSPYFAKRRTWQILDAITGLIMYFIAFSLLIYAYRLIQQIF; encoded by the coding sequence ATGAGTACTTTTATTCAAGGATTTATTGTTTGTTTTGGATTGATTGTCTCTATCGGGGCACAAAATGCCTTTTTACTCAAGCAGGGGATTTTAAAACAACACGTTTTTTGGATTGCTCTTGTTTGCTTTTTAGGCGATGTATTTTTAATGACTATTGGTGTATTAGGGCTAGGTACTCTTATTTCGGAATTACCTATTCTCAGCTTAATTATTTCGCTCTTAGGGGCTATTTTTTTATTCACTTATGGCAGCCGATCATTTATTAGCATATTTAAAAGCGGAGATTATCTTGTTGCAGGTGGGGAAAATGCTAAAAGCCTAAAAAAAGCTTTAATGGTTACCTTTGCGATTACATTCTTAAATCCTCACGTCTATATTGATACCATTGTGATTGTAGGAAGTATTGGTGGAAAATTGGACTTTGACGGTAAAATGCTGTTTTTAGCTGGTGCGTTGGTCTGCTCATTCCTCTGGTTCTTTGGTGTAGGCTATGGAGCTGGTTTACTTTCCCCTTATTTTGCGAAACGCAGAACTTGGCAAATTTTAGATGCAATTACAGGCTTGATTATGTATTTTATTGCTTTTAGTTTGCTGATTTATGCTTACCGATTGATACAGCAAATTTTCTAA
- the fdx gene encoding ISC system 2Fe-2S type ferredoxin has protein sequence MPKIVFLPHEEFCPEGMVVEAKAGDNLLEVAHDAGVEIHHACDCSCACTTCHVVIREGFDSLNDTTDQEEDMLDKAWGLEMDSRLSCQCIVGEEDLVVEIPKYNLNHANEAAH, from the coding sequence ATGCCAAAAATTGTATTTCTTCCACACGAAGAGTTCTGCCCAGAGGGTATGGTTGTTGAAGCTAAAGCTGGGGATAATTTATTAGAGGTTGCACACGATGCCGGTGTTGAAATCCATCACGCTTGCGACTGTTCTTGTGCTTGTACCACTTGCCACGTGGTTATTCGTGAGGGTTTTGATTCGTTAAACGACACAACAGACCAAGAGGAAGATATGTTAGACAAGGCTTGGGGCTTAGAAATGGACAGCCGTTTAAGCTGCCAATGTATCGTCGGCGAGGAAGACCTTGTTGTTGAAATTCCAAAATATAACTTAAACCACGCAAATGAGGCAGCACACTAA
- the mreC gene encoding rod shape-determining protein MreC produces MKPIFAKSPSLGMRLIIAVILSILLIVSDGRSSLMIQVRNMLETAVSGLYYFANTPRSILDGVSGNFIDNNKLQLENNLLKEQLREKSADLLLLDQLKVENQRLRLLLSSPLRQDEYKKIAEVLAAEMDAYRQQVVINQGRMDGAFVGQPIIDERGVVGQVISVGEKSSRILLLTDVTHAIPVQVLRNDVRGIVNGTGVNNELVVDNLPRSVDVVKGDVLVTSGLGGRFPEGYPVAIVETVENDTKSQFARIVARPLASFDRLRYLLLLWPTAEEKNYSQSLSPEQVREIVEERRNSVNPFDRLKQMSNKKAEVQLETKEEQIDTEEINENPASQPDVEVEEHHIEQGAE; encoded by the coding sequence ATGAAACCAATTTTTGCTAAGTCCCCTTCTCTAGGAATGCGTTTGATTATTGCTGTTATACTTTCAATTTTATTGATTGTGTCTGATGGCCGTAGTTCATTGATGATCCAAGTGCGTAATATGTTAGAAACAGCGGTAAGCGGGCTATATTATTTCGCAAATACACCTCGATCTATATTGGATGGAGTAAGTGGTAATTTTATTGATAATAATAAATTACAGCTTGAAAATAATTTATTGAAAGAACAACTTAGAGAAAAAAGTGCAGATCTTTTGTTACTTGATCAGTTAAAAGTAGAAAATCAGCGCTTACGTTTGTTACTCAGTTCTCCTCTTCGCCAAGATGAATACAAGAAAATTGCAGAAGTATTAGCAGCTGAAATGGATGCCTATCGCCAGCAAGTTGTGATTAATCAAGGAAGAATGGACGGAGCCTTTGTAGGGCAGCCTATTATTGATGAACGGGGCGTGGTAGGGCAAGTTATTTCAGTAGGTGAAAAATCTAGCCGAATTTTACTTCTTACAGATGTTACTCATGCTATCCCTGTACAGGTATTACGAAATGATGTTCGTGGTATTGTTAATGGAACAGGAGTTAATAATGAATTAGTTGTTGATAATCTTCCTCGTTCCGTTGATGTTGTAAAGGGAGATGTTTTGGTTACGTCTGGTTTAGGAGGACGTTTCCCAGAAGGTTATCCTGTTGCTATTGTTGAAACTGTAGAAAATGATACAAAAAGTCAGTTTGCTAGGATTGTTGCACGACCACTAGCTTCATTTGACCGTTTACGTTATCTACTATTACTTTGGCCCACAGCGGAAGAGAAAAATTACAGTCAAAGTCTATCGCCTGAACAAGTGCGTGAAATTGTAGAAGAAAGACGAAATAGCGTAAATCCGTTTGACCGATTGAAACAAATGTCGAATAAGAAAGCAGAAGTTCAATTAGAGACTAAAGAAGAGCAGATTGATACAGAAGAAATAAATGAAAACCCTGCTTCACAACCTGATGTGGAAGTGGAAGAGCATCATATAGAACAAGGAGCGGAATAA
- the udk gene encoding uridine kinase translates to MNDTIQQPSCVVIAIAGASASGKSLIASTIYKELKNELGTDNIGIISEDAYYRDQSHLTMEERIKTNYDHPNSMDHHLLVNHLRQLKQGKAIEIPEYDYTEHNRKTTTKHFEPKKIIILEGILLLTDENIRNELNVSIFVDAPLDICFIRRLQRDMVERGRSMESVITQYRKTVRPMFLQFIEPSKQYADIIVPKGGKNRIAIDILKAQIKQLLK, encoded by the coding sequence ATGAACGATACTATCCAACAACCATCTTGTGTTGTTATTGCTATTGCTGGGGCTTCTGCATCAGGAAAAAGTCTGATTGCCTCAACTATTTATAAAGAGCTGAAAAATGAATTAGGAACGGATAATATCGGCATTATTTCTGAAGATGCTTATTATCGAGATCAATCCCATTTAACAATGGAAGAACGCATCAAAACCAACTACGATCACCCTAATTCAATGGATCACCATTTACTCGTTAATCACCTACGTCAACTAAAACAAGGTAAAGCGATTGAAATTCCAGAATACGATTACACCGAGCACAATCGTAAAACCACAACTAAACACTTCGAGCCGAAAAAAATCATTATTTTAGAAGGTATTTTACTTTTGACTGATGAAAATATTCGTAATGAGCTGAATGTGTCTATTTTTGTTGATGCCCCATTAGATATCTGTTTTATCCGCCGTTTACAACGCGATATGGTTGAACGTGGGCGCTCAATGGAATCCGTTATTACTCAATATCGTAAAACGGTCCGCCCAATGTTTTTACAATTTATTGAACCATCAAAACAATATGCGGACATTATCGTACCAAAAGGCGGAAAAAACCGTATTGCTATTGATATTCTCAAAGCCCAAATCAAACAGTTACTCAAATAG
- a CDS encoding LysR family transcriptional regulator, producing MKPIFLEIRHLRTLIALKESGSVSLAAKRVHLTQSALSHQIKLLEDQYDLTLFERKSSPIRFTQAGERLIRLAYNILPQVIEAELDLARVKQGEVGEVRVAVECHTCFDWLMPAMDTFRQHWPLVELDIVSGFHTDTVGLLLSHRADLAIVSEVEDNSSIICKPLFSYEMVGICSKDHPLSAKEVWEAEDFKDETLITYPVPDDMLDLLRKVLNPAGIKVTRRNSELTIAIIQLVASRRGVAALPYWAVKPYLDRGYVVARKITQQGLYSNLYGAVRETDSTLAYLDDFHNTVKDQSFATLPGLLVLE from the coding sequence ATGAAACCCATTTTCCTCGAAATTCGCCATTTACGAACACTGATTGCCTTAAAAGAGAGCGGTAGTGTGTCACTGGCGGCGAAACGTGTACATTTAACCCAATCCGCCCTTTCCCATCAAATTAAACTGCTTGAAGATCAATACGATCTCACCTTGTTTGAACGTAAAAGCTCTCCTATTCGCTTTACTCAAGCAGGGGAACGTTTAATTCGTCTTGCTTACAATATTTTGCCACAAGTGATCGAAGCGGAGCTTGATTTGGCTCGGGTAAAACAAGGTGAGGTGGGCGAAGTACGTGTAGCGGTGGAGTGCCATACTTGTTTCGACTGGTTAATGCCTGCAATGGATACCTTTCGCCAGCATTGGCCATTAGTGGAGTTGGATATTGTGTCGGGCTTCCATACGGATACAGTAGGCTTATTATTAAGTCATAGGGCAGATTTGGCGATTGTGTCGGAAGTTGAGGATAATTCAAGCATTATTTGTAAGCCTCTCTTTTCTTATGAAATGGTGGGAATTTGTTCGAAAGATCACCCACTTTCAGCAAAAGAAGTGTGGGAAGCAGAAGATTTCAAAGATGAAACCCTCATTACATATCCTGTGCCAGATGATATGCTTGACTTACTGCGTAAAGTGCTAAACCCTGCGGGGATTAAAGTAACTCGCCGTAATAGTGAATTAACAATTGCTATTATTCAGCTTGTAGCAAGCCGTCGAGGGGTGGCAGCTTTGCCTTATTGGGCAGTTAAACCTTATTTGGACAGAGGCTATGTAGTTGCACGCAAAATTACGCAACAAGGTTTATATAGCAATCTCTATGGAGCAGTTCGTGAAACAGACTCCACTCTTGCCTACTTAGATGATTTTCACAATACCGTTAAAGATCAAAGTTTTGCCACTTTACCTGGTTTACTGGTATTGGAGTAA
- the hscA gene encoding Fe-S protein assembly chaperone HscA translates to MALLQISEPGQTAAPHQHRLAVGIDLGTTNSLVATVRSGQAQVLLDEKERALVPSVVHYAEMEKTVGVEAFEKAALDPQNTVISAKRLIGRSLVDVQNRYQNLPYQFTETENGLPLIQTAQGNKSPIEVSADILSHLAQFAEKRLGGELSGVVITVPAYFDDAQRQSTKDAARLAGLNVLRLLNEPTAAAIAYGLDSGQEGLIAVYDLGGGTFDLSILRLRKGVFEVLATAGDTALGGDDFDHLLADWIAEQANHKPQTASEQRELLTLATQTKVALSQAVEIEVNFANWIGSVSRSQFNELIQPLVRRSLMTCRRALKDAGVEAEEVREVVMVGGSTRVPFVREQVGEFFGKTPLTSIDPDKVVAIGAAVQADILVGNKPDADMLLLDVVPLSLGIETMGGLVEKIIPRNTTIPVARAQEFTTGKDGQTAMTIHVLQGERELVEDCRSLGKISLRGIPAMAAGVAQVRVTYQVDADGLLNVTAMEKSTKVQASIQIKPSYGLTDEEVTQMIKSSMTNAKEDMEARQLVEQRVEADRVIDSVVTALKEDGAEVLSVEEFQAIEAELARLIELKAGSDRLAIQQGIKDLDLATQEFAARRMNLSIQKALAGKKMDDLA, encoded by the coding sequence ATGGCATTATTACAAATTTCTGAACCGGGTCAAACAGCTGCACCACATCAACATAGATTAGCTGTGGGAATTGATTTAGGCACGACAAATTCTTTAGTAGCGACTGTTCGTAGTGGGCAGGCTCAGGTGTTGCTTGATGAAAAAGAGAGAGCATTAGTGCCGTCTGTGGTGCATTATGCTGAAATGGAGAAAACTGTTGGGGTGGAAGCCTTTGAAAAGGCAGCATTAGATCCGCAAAACACCGTGATTTCAGCAAAGCGTTTGATTGGGCGTTCGTTGGTGGATGTGCAAAATCGTTACCAAAATTTACCTTATCAATTCACCGAAACGGAAAATGGTTTACCACTTATTCAAACAGCACAAGGTAACAAAAGCCCAATCGAGGTGTCGGCGGATATTTTAAGCCATTTAGCACAATTTGCAGAAAAGCGTTTAGGTGGCGAATTATCAGGCGTGGTAATTACCGTGCCGGCGTATTTTGATGACGCTCAACGCCAAAGCACCAAAGATGCGGCACGTCTTGCAGGTTTAAATGTATTACGTTTATTAAACGAACCAACTGCAGCAGCGATTGCTTACGGTTTAGATAGCGGACAAGAAGGCCTGATTGCAGTTTACGACTTAGGTGGTGGTACTTTCGATCTGTCTATTTTGCGTTTACGTAAAGGAGTGTTTGAAGTATTGGCAACCGCTGGTGATACTGCTCTTGGTGGCGATGATTTCGACCATTTATTAGCGGATTGGATTGCCGAACAAGCCAATCACAAACCACAAACTGCGAGCGAGCAGCGTGAGTTACTTACCCTTGCCACTCAAACCAAAGTGGCATTATCACAAGCGGTCGAAATTGAAGTAAATTTTGCAAATTGGATAGGCAGCGTGAGCCGTTCGCAATTTAATGAGTTAATTCAACCGCTTGTAAGACGTTCTTTAATGACTTGCCGCCGTGCGTTAAAAGATGCCGGTGTGGAAGCCGAAGAAGTACGAGAAGTGGTAATGGTGGGCGGTTCAACTCGCGTGCCGTTTGTGCGTGAGCAAGTGGGCGAATTTTTCGGCAAAACACCATTAACCTCAATTGATCCTGATAAAGTGGTTGCCATTGGTGCGGCGGTGCAGGCGGATATTTTAGTCGGCAATAAACCTGATGCAGATATGCTGTTGCTAGACGTTGTGCCGCTTTCGCTCGGTATTGAAACAATGGGCGGATTGGTGGAAAAAATTATTCCACGCAATACCACGATTCCTGTTGCTCGAGCCCAAGAATTTACCACCGGCAAAGACGGACAAACCGCAATGACAATCCACGTGCTACAAGGCGAGCGTGAGTTGGTGGAAGATTGTCGTTCGCTCGGCAAAATCAGCTTACGTGGCATTCCGGCAATGGCGGCAGGTGTGGCACAGGTGCGAGTGACTTATCAAGTTGATGCTGACGGTTTACTAAATGTTACGGCGATGGAAAAATCCACCAAAGTGCAAGCTTCCATTCAAATTAAGCCATCTTACGGCTTAACCGATGAAGAGGTCACGCAGATGATTAAATCCTCAATGACGAATGCGAAAGAGGATATGGAAGCTCGCCAGCTTGTTGAGCAACGTGTTGAGGCTGATCGTGTGATTGACAGCGTGGTCACAGCGTTGAAAGAAGACGGAGCGGAAGTTTTAAGCGTGGAAGAGTTTCAGGCGATTGAAGCGGAATTAGCCCGATTAATCGAACTAAAAGCCGGTTCTGACCGCTTAGCTATTCAGCAAGGTATTAAAGATTTAGACTTAGCCACGCAAGAATTTGCCGCTCGTCGTATGAATCTATCTATTCAAAAAGCGTTGGCAGGGAAAAAAATGGACGACCTAGCATAA
- a CDS encoding Imm51 family immunity protein — translation MSNYVKTELSEQFRTVAVEFDLEDNRIFELGERINSEYGVAYMNGYNWAAFLRAYLSIYRPSLLELLEEDPEAGCYYVTYPLSEKSKEKARELKNIIVYLVENEDEILNFIGEHIDNIEWD, via the coding sequence ATGTCTAACTATGTAAAAACTGAACTCTCAGAGCAGTTTAGAACCGTTGCAGTGGAATTTGATTTAGAAGATAACCGTATTTTTGAATTGGGCGAGCGAATTAATTCTGAATATGGCGTCGCTTATATGAACGGCTATAATTGGGCGGCATTTTTAAGAGCTTATCTCAGTATTTATCGACCAAGCCTATTGGAGTTATTAGAGGAAGATCCTGAAGCAGGGTGCTATTATGTAACTTATCCGCTTTCGGAGAAAAGCAAAGAAAAAGCGAGAGAATTAAAAAATATTATTGTCTATTTGGTTGAAAATGAAGACGAAATTTTAAACTTCATCGGTGAGCATATAGATAATATTGAATGGGATTAA
- a CDS encoding DUF1328 domain-containing protein: MLHYAVVFFIIAIVAAFFGFGGIAGSATEIAKILFFVFLVLTVISFLFKRKK, translated from the coding sequence ATGTTACATTATGCTGTAGTATTTTTTATCATCGCCATCGTGGCAGCATTCTTTGGTTTTGGCGGCATAGCTGGAAGTGCAACTGAAATTGCAAAAATCCTATTTTTCGTCTTTTTGGTTCTTACCGTTATTTCTTTCTTATTCAAACGAAAAAAATAG
- the dcd gene encoding dCTP deaminase — protein MRLCDTDIKRYLDEGIISITPRPSNDKISGATADVRLGNSFRVFREHKTPYIDLSGPREEVAAQLNKVMSDEIIISDNEAFFLHPGDLALATTLESVSLPSNIVGWLDGRSSLARLGLMVHVTAHRIDPGWEGKIVLEFFNAGKLPLALRPNMAIGALSFEILSGNAEKPYNARKDAKYKNQQSAVSSRINQD, from the coding sequence ATGCGTTTATGCGACACCGATATTAAACGTTACTTAGATGAAGGTATCATAAGCATTACCCCTCGTCCTTCTAATGACAAAATTTCTGGAGCAACCGCAGATGTGCGTTTAGGTAATTCATTTCGTGTTTTCCGTGAGCATAAAACGCCTTACATTGATTTGAGTGGCCCACGTGAGGAAGTTGCAGCTCAACTAAATAAAGTGATGAGTGATGAAATTATTATTAGCGATAACGAAGCCTTTTTCCTACATCCTGGCGATCTTGCTCTTGCTACTACGCTTGAATCAGTCAGCTTACCTTCCAATATTGTCGGCTGGTTAGATGGGCGCTCCTCACTCGCAAGGCTTGGTTTGATGGTTCACGTTACTGCTCATCGAATTGACCCAGGTTGGGAAGGGAAAATTGTCTTAGAATTTTTCAATGCAGGGAAATTGCCTCTTGCCTTGCGCCCTAATATGGCAATTGGTGCATTAAGTTTTGAAATATTAAGTGGAAATGCTGAAAAACCATACAATGCTCGTAAAGATGCAAAATATAAAAATCAACAAAGTGCTGTTTCTAGCCGAATTAATCAGGATTAA
- the sodC gene encoding superoxide dismutase family protein, whose product MKMKTALAIALGSLFSFSAAATEPAKIVVQVQQLDVEKGNKDVGTIEITESKYGLVFTPNLKDLTEGLHGFHIHENPSCDAKEKDGKLTAGLAAGGHWNPSKAEHHGFPWSDDAHLGDLPALTVLHDGTSTNPVLAPRLKKLDEIKGRSLMIHAGGDNHSDHPAPLGGGGARMACGVIK is encoded by the coding sequence ATGAAAATGAAAACAGCACTAGCAATCGCATTAGGTTCTTTATTCAGCTTTTCAGCAGCAGCCACAGAACCAGCAAAAATTGTTGTTCAAGTTCAACAACTAGATGTAGAAAAAGGCAATAAAGATGTTGGTACAATAGAAATTACTGAATCTAAATACGGCTTAGTATTTACCCCAAATTTAAAAGATTTGACAGAAGGCTTGCACGGTTTCCATATTCACGAGAATCCAAGCTGTGATGCAAAAGAAAAAGATGGAAAACTCACAGCAGGTTTAGCTGCTGGTGGACACTGGAATCCTAGCAAAGCAGAACATCACGGCTTCCCGTGGTCTGATGATGCTCATTTAGGCGATTTACCAGCATTAACGGTTTTACACGATGGTACATCAACAAACCCTGTATTAGCGCCGCGCTTGAAAAAATTAGATGAAATTAAAGGCCGTTCATTAATGATTCACGCTGGTGGCGATAACCACTCAGATCACCCTGCTCCACTTGGCGGTGGCGGTGCTCGTATGGCATGTGGTGTAATTAAGTAA
- a CDS encoding DUF2625 family protein yields MKSLEELLDKQSAWLILRDWFTQAKNHYQILASYSEDAGTALVGMQLSTRSPLGAMLYETGGVLIDHGWLRILGSGNEKLPRGLFDWNFGKTFKQSGEQPSHLLIADDAIGGYFAINAGGIGSDIGKVYYHHPKTHKWENLNFGYSEFLGWALAGDLNDFYNALRWENWQADVEKLQGHQILDLNSKIAVPLERHYQGVFAPENMGYSVA; encoded by the coding sequence ATGAAAAGTTTAGAAGAATTATTAGATAAACAATCCGCTTGGTTAATTTTAAGAGACTGGTTTACCCAAGCAAAAAACCATTACCAGATTTTGGCAAGTTATTCTGAAGATGCTGGCACGGCATTAGTCGGAATGCAGCTTTCTACTCGCTCTCCGCTTGGAGCAATGCTTTATGAAACAGGTGGAGTATTAATTGATCACGGTTGGTTACGCATTTTAGGCTCGGGTAATGAGAAATTACCTCGTGGCTTATTCGATTGGAACTTTGGTAAAACATTTAAACAATCGGGCGAGCAGCCAAGCCATTTATTAATCGCTGATGATGCGATTGGTGGTTATTTTGCCATTAATGCAGGTGGAATTGGCTCAGATATCGGCAAAGTGTATTACCATCACCCGAAAACGCATAAATGGGAAAATTTAAATTTCGGCTATTCTGAGTTTTTAGGCTGGGCGTTAGCGGGCGATTTAAACGATTTTTACAACGCATTACGCTGGGAAAATTGGCAAGCTGATGTGGAAAAATTACAAGGTCATCAAATTTTAGACTTAAACAGCAAAATTGCTGTGCCGCTTGAACGTCATTACCAAGGTGTATTCGCACCTGAAAATATGGGATATTCGGTGGCTTAA
- the asd gene encoding aspartate-semialdehyde dehydrogenase, with the protein MQNVGFIGWRGMVGSVLMDRMVEENNFANINPIFFTTSQAGQKAPVFAGKDAGELKNAFDIEELKKLDIIVTCQGGDYTNEVYPKLKESGWNGYWIDAASALRMKDDAIIVLDPVNQHVISEGLKNGIKTFVGGNCTVSLMLMAIGGLFEKDLVEWVSVATYQAASGAGAKNMRELLSQMGELRDSVQAELANPASSILEVERKVTAKMRADDFPTENFGAALGGSLIPWIDKLLPETGQTKEEWKGYAETNKILGLSENPIPVDGLCVRIGALRCHSQAFTIKLKKDIPLAEIEQIIAAHNEWVKVIPNDKETTLRELTPAKVTGTLSVPVGRLRKLAMGGEYLAAFTVGDQLLWGAAEPVRRILVQLTK; encoded by the coding sequence ATGCAAAATGTAGGTTTTATTGGTTGGCGTGGAATGGTGGGATCTGTTTTAATGGATCGTATGGTGGAAGAAAATAACTTCGCCAACATCAACCCGATTTTCTTCACCACTTCACAAGCGGGTCAAAAAGCCCCGGTTTTTGCAGGCAAAGATGCTGGCGAGTTAAAAAACGCTTTTGATATCGAAGAGTTAAAAAAATTAGACATCATCGTGACCTGCCAAGGTGGTGATTACACCAACGAAGTCTATCCAAAATTAAAAGAAAGTGGCTGGAACGGCTACTGGATTGATGCAGCCTCAGCACTTCGTATGAAAGATGATGCAATTATCGTGTTAGACCCTGTAAACCAACACGTGATTTCAGAAGGCTTAAAAAACGGTATTAAAACTTTCGTAGGCGGAAACTGTACCGTTAGCTTAATGTTAATGGCAATCGGCGGCTTATTCGAAAAAGATTTAGTGGAATGGGTCTCTGTTGCAACCTACCAAGCAGCTTCAGGTGCTGGTGCGAAAAATATGCGTGAATTGCTCTCACAAATGGGCGAATTGCGTGATTCTGTACAAGCTGAATTAGCAAATCCAGCCTCTTCAATTTTAGAGGTTGAACGCAAAGTTACCGCAAAAATGCGTGCAGATGATTTCCCAACCGAAAACTTCGGAGCAGCATTAGGTGGCAGCTTAATTCCTTGGATCGACAAATTACTTCCGGAAACCGGACAAACCAAAGAAGAATGGAAAGGCTACGCTGAAACCAACAAAATCTTAGGTTTAAGCGAAAATCCAATCCCGGTTGATGGTTTATGTGTGCGTATCGGTGCATTGCGTTGCCACAGCCAAGCGTTCACTATCAAGCTCAAAAAAGATATCCCATTAGCAGAAATCGAGCAAATTATCGCTGCTCACAACGAATGGGTGAAAGTGATTCCAAACGACAAAGAAACTACATTGCGTGAATTAACTCCGGCAAAAGTCACCGGCACATTAAGCGTACCGGTAGGTCGTTTACGCAAATTAGCGATGGGTGGTGAATACTTAGCGGCATTCACCGTGGGCGACCAATTATTATGGGGTGCAGCAGAGCCGGTTCGCCGTATTTTGGTGCAATTAACTAAATAA
- a CDS encoding rod shape-determining protein — translation MFKKFLGLFSNDLSIDLGTANTLVYVKGQGIVLDEPSVVAVRQDRMGSLKSIAAVGSHAKLMLGRTPKSIMAIRPMKDGVIADFFVTEKMLQHFIKQVHSNNFMRPSPRVLVCVPAGATQVERRAIKESAIGAGAREVYLIEEPMAAAIGAGLPVHEAMGSMVIDIGGGTTEVAVLSLNGIVYSTSVRIGGDKLDEAIIAYVRRHFGSAIGEATAERIKQEIATAKIESEDDVKTIEVHGHNLSEGAPRTFELNSRHVLEAIEQPLNGIVEAVKSVLEQCPPELAADIFERGMVLTGGGALLHNLDRLLSDSTGVQVVVAEDPLTCVARGGGKALEMIDMHGGDVFSIDE, via the coding sequence ATGTTTAAAAAATTTTTAGGATTATTTTCAAACGATCTTTCAATCGATCTCGGAACAGCGAACACATTAGTATATGTTAAAGGTCAAGGTATTGTATTAGATGAACCTTCAGTGGTTGCTGTTCGTCAAGATAGAATGGGATCGTTAAAAAGTATTGCTGCGGTAGGTTCTCACGCTAAATTGATGTTAGGCCGCACACCTAAAAGCATAATGGCTATTCGTCCTATGAAAGATGGAGTAATCGCTGATTTTTTTGTAACTGAAAAAATGTTACAACATTTTATTAAACAAGTACATAGTAACAACTTTATGCGCCCAAGCCCACGTGTGTTAGTTTGTGTACCTGCAGGTGCAACGCAAGTAGAACGTCGTGCAATTAAAGAATCAGCTATTGGTGCCGGTGCTCGAGAAGTTTACTTAATTGAAGAACCGATGGCGGCTGCAATTGGTGCAGGTTTACCTGTTCACGAAGCTATGGGTTCAATGGTGATTGATATTGGTGGTGGTACAACAGAAGTTGCGGTGCTTTCTTTAAATGGTATTGTTTATTCAACTTCCGTTCGTATCGGTGGTGACAAATTAGATGAAGCTATTATTGCTTATGTTCGCCGTCATTTCGGTTCTGCAATCGGTGAAGCAACTGCTGAGAGAATTAAGCAAGAGATTGCTACAGCTAAGATAGAATCTGAAGATGACGTTAAAACAATAGAAGTTCATGGTCATAACTTATCAGAAGGTGCACCGCGTACTTTTGAATTAAATTCAAGACATGTATTGGAAGCTATTGAACAACCTCTAAATGGTATTGTTGAAGCTGTTAAATCAGTACTAGAGCAATGTCCTCCAGAATTAGCGGCTGATATTTTTGAACGAGGTATGGTTCTCACTGGTGGTGGGGCATTATTACATAACTTAGATCGTCTACTGTCTGATTCAACCGGTGTTCAAGTGGTCGTTGCAGAAGATCCATTAACTTGTGTAGCACGTGGTGGCGGTAAAGCATTAGAAATGATAGATATGCATGGTGGTGATGTGTTTAGCATTGATGAGTAA
- the iscX gene encoding Fe-S cluster assembly protein IscX, with protein sequence MKWTDTRMIAENLYDMNPDLDPTTVRFTDMHKWICEMEDFDDDPEASNEHILEAILTIWLEEYE encoded by the coding sequence ATGAAATGGACAGATACCCGAATGATCGCAGAAAATCTGTATGATATGAATCCAGATTTAGATCCAACCACCGTACGTTTTACTGATATGCATAAATGGATTTGTGAAATGGAAGATTTCGATGACGATCCGGAAGCATCAAACGAACATATTCTCGAAGCGATTTTAACCATTTGGTTAGAAGAGTACGAATAA